The following coding sequences lie in one Peribacillus frigoritolerans genomic window:
- a CDS encoding glutamate synthase-related protein, with protein MTQQWTPATFKEFHKEEHDACGIVSCIEKKKIPTNENIFACIDALVKMNHRCGFINGEGDGAGIHIDIPRALWKKKLEAVNVDPSIVDQDSFIVGHLFLSKKTEANDLKIEVKEKLLQHGLSLIFETDKAYRSEALGPIAIQEDPVFWQFACSSTINNNQELSNVLFELTSDIEKSDFIHVASLSQHHAVYKVMGAGDTLPAYYLDLADPLAASTMTLGHNRFSTNTLSSFFRVQPFSVLGHNGEINTIAKLRDEAKMIGVPIAKDGSDSQDLNKTIETFICRHGYSLFEAVDLMFPPIINEIKEYPEHLQDLYTYLREAWGHFAQGPAGIISRFGDEAVFSVDSLGLRPLWNIETESSYMFTSEPGIIPSSEYTGDPKPMGPGEKIGLKWNGDRIELYTYKDYQDKVFELFNDRFVLSNDRVRLQPQVFEKVVSMTNTQAIHNGQYKAFGWEREHVQLVEQMAEKGAEPIRSLGHDAPLAALNPQRTNIADFIKESVAVVTNPAIDRDRETEHFSTRTIIGKRPSLFEANKAGKVTELLTPLLIEGSTGYECSSIVSQPSYDQFIKYNQDQKLVHFISSTFKEDENITDALTRITDESVNAVDEGKTLLVLDDALAHQNGNLWLDPHLVTSAVDQALVRTGKRRDCSILLRSASLRSLHDIIVSYGLGANLISPYYMFLSLSSDDLKGVTNLYNSLTKGLEKVISTIGIHELRGYGRLFSSIGLHEEIAKYLNVANFFGSNDLDYNFDKIKADAIQRAEDYGNEKERMGKTFHLFPRIWKSIGEVASTGDYDAYREKITEQEESNPTTIRHLTSLKTSDASIPSEEVSLSVGEQELPFVIASMSFGSQNEIAFRAYAEAAERLGMISMNGEGGEIKDMLGKYPKSRGQQIASGRFGVNAELLNSSNLLEIKIGQGAKPGEGGHLPGSKVTAKIAEARNATIGSDLISPSNNHDIYSIEDLAQMIHELKTANDKAKVAVKVPVVPNIGTIAVGVAKAGADIITLSGFDGGTGAARIHALAHVGLPVEIGVKAAHNALLESGIRQNVEIWADGGLKSSMDVLKVMLLGANRVGFGTLSMIAVGCTTCRGCHLDTCHVGIATQIESEAQAKEHGLRRFVPRKFDLAVQGLTNMFSAFAKELKSLTGSLGVKNLQDIVGRSDLLQQVKGQQSLDLTYLLKNLDITPFSHKETAAYLNEGSMQVAVGAEYLDSHVDDLQQSRSYSSITSEQRVLGSRVSCHRVRGRLDGSYKKLPPVHLSYQDGSIPGNGLGAYNTEGISISVNGGAQDGIGKTSIGGNIAIFKSPGKDGKFYNGSVGKGFGYGAQHGLLIAQGDADARAGIRLSGADMIIGGLLKQPLPKKETGNIAVTSNIKGFAFEYMTNGRGLVLGDPGPWICAGMTGGVVYLRQQPESGLTKEVIKKRVAKGAKISIEPLSGRGLQDVAELLGKYTALLKDHGQTEEAASLEALLQNPEEHFLQVVPVKEQADPAVSTE; from the coding sequence ATGACCCAACAATGGACACCTGCTACATTCAAAGAATTTCACAAGGAAGAACATGATGCCTGCGGTATCGTGTCCTGCATCGAAAAAAAGAAGATCCCTACTAACGAAAACATCTTTGCCTGTATCGACGCCCTGGTTAAAATGAACCATCGCTGCGGCTTCATCAATGGTGAGGGCGATGGCGCCGGCATCCATATCGATATTCCCCGGGCTCTTTGGAAAAAGAAGCTTGAAGCGGTAAATGTCGATCCAAGCATCGTCGATCAAGATTCCTTCATAGTCGGCCATTTATTTTTAAGCAAAAAAACAGAAGCTAACGACTTAAAAATCGAAGTCAAGGAGAAACTGCTCCAACATGGTCTCTCATTGATATTCGAAACGGATAAAGCCTACCGTTCCGAGGCATTGGGACCGATTGCCATTCAAGAAGACCCAGTGTTCTGGCAATTTGCCTGTTCCTCCACCATCAATAACAACCAGGAGCTTTCAAATGTTCTTTTTGAGCTGACTTCCGACATCGAAAAAAGTGATTTCATCCATGTTGCATCTTTAAGCCAGCATCATGCGGTATACAAAGTGATGGGTGCTGGAGATACACTCCCTGCCTATTATCTTGATCTTGCCGACCCTTTGGCTGCCTCCACCATGACACTGGGGCATAATCGTTTTTCAACTAATACTCTATCAAGCTTCTTCCGGGTCCAGCCTTTCAGTGTACTTGGTCATAATGGTGAAATCAATACCATCGCCAAATTGCGTGATGAAGCGAAAATGATTGGAGTTCCCATCGCTAAAGATGGAAGCGACTCACAGGATTTAAACAAAACGATCGAAACTTTCATCTGCCGTCATGGCTACTCTTTATTTGAAGCTGTCGATCTTATGTTCCCGCCAATCATTAATGAAATCAAGGAATATCCCGAGCACTTACAAGACTTATATACGTATTTAAGGGAAGCATGGGGTCATTTTGCACAAGGTCCGGCAGGCATCATCTCCCGTTTCGGCGATGAAGCCGTGTTCTCAGTCGACTCTTTAGGCTTGCGCCCACTATGGAATATTGAAACGGAATCATCTTATATGTTCACTTCCGAACCAGGAATCATCCCTTCCAGTGAATATACCGGAGATCCGAAACCGATGGGGCCAGGGGAAAAAATCGGTTTGAAATGGAACGGCGACCGTATTGAATTGTACACTTACAAGGATTACCAGGATAAAGTATTTGAACTCTTCAATGATCGTTTCGTCCTTTCCAATGACCGAGTCCGCTTACAGCCCCAAGTGTTTGAAAAGGTTGTCTCCATGACAAATACGCAAGCCATTCATAATGGTCAGTATAAAGCCTTTGGGTGGGAAAGGGAGCATGTCCAATTAGTGGAGCAGATGGCCGAAAAAGGCGCTGAGCCCATTCGTTCACTTGGTCATGATGCGCCACTCGCAGCACTTAATCCCCAACGGACCAACATTGCTGATTTCATTAAGGAAAGTGTGGCCGTTGTAACCAACCCTGCGATCGACCGGGACCGGGAAACCGAGCACTTCTCAACAAGAACGATCATCGGAAAACGTCCTTCCCTTTTCGAAGCGAATAAGGCAGGAAAGGTTACGGAGCTGCTGACTCCCTTATTGATTGAAGGGTCAACGGGTTATGAGTGCTCATCTATCGTATCGCAGCCAAGCTATGATCAGTTCATTAAATATAACCAAGATCAAAAACTCGTGCACTTCATTTCAAGCACGTTCAAAGAGGATGAAAACATCACGGATGCCTTGACCAGGATTACGGATGAAAGTGTCAATGCAGTGGATGAAGGAAAAACGCTGCTCGTTCTGGATGATGCCCTTGCCCATCAAAACGGCAACCTTTGGCTTGATCCCCACCTTGTCACTTCGGCCGTCGATCAAGCGTTGGTCCGCACAGGCAAGCGCCGTGATTGTTCCATCCTTTTACGTTCAGCATCGCTAAGGTCACTGCATGATATCATCGTTTCTTATGGTCTTGGGGCCAACTTAATCAGCCCCTATTATATGTTCCTTTCCTTATCTTCGGATGACCTCAAGGGGGTTACCAATCTATATAACTCCTTGACGAAAGGTCTTGAGAAAGTCATCTCCACCATTGGCATTCATGAGCTGCGCGGTTATGGAAGACTTTTCTCAAGCATCGGTTTACATGAGGAAATCGCGAAATATTTAAATGTGGCTAACTTCTTTGGATCCAATGATCTGGACTATAATTTTGATAAAATCAAGGCAGATGCTATCCAGCGCGCAGAAGATTACGGCAATGAAAAAGAACGGATGGGTAAAACCTTCCATCTGTTCCCAAGGATTTGGAAGTCTATCGGGGAAGTTGCTTCAACCGGGGACTATGATGCTTATCGCGAAAAGATCACCGAACAGGAAGAATCCAATCCTACGACGATCCGCCACTTGACATCTTTAAAAACTTCAGATGCTTCCATCCCTTCTGAAGAAGTCAGTCTTTCGGTCGGCGAACAGGAATTGCCGTTCGTCATAGCCTCCATGTCTTTTGGGTCACAAAATGAGATTGCTTTCCGGGCCTATGCAGAAGCTGCCGAGAGGTTAGGCATGATCAGCATGAATGGTGAAGGCGGGGAAATAAAGGATATGCTTGGCAAGTACCCGAAATCCCGCGGACAGCAAATCGCTTCCGGCCGTTTCGGTGTCAATGCAGAACTATTGAACTCTTCAAATCTATTGGAAATTAAAATTGGGCAAGGGGCAAAACCTGGTGAAGGCGGTCACCTTCCAGGTTCCAAGGTCACAGCGAAAATCGCAGAAGCCCGAAATGCAACAATCGGTTCCGATTTGATCTCCCCTTCCAATAATCATGATATATACTCAATTGAAGATTTGGCCCAAATGATCCATGAGCTAAAAACGGCAAACGACAAGGCAAAAGTTGCCGTCAAAGTACCAGTCGTTCCAAACATTGGTACGATTGCTGTCGGCGTCGCAAAAGCGGGGGCCGATATCATAACGCTTTCCGGTTTTGATGGCGGAACGGGTGCTGCCAGGATCCATGCACTCGCACATGTCGGTCTGCCAGTAGAGATAGGTGTGAAAGCCGCCCATAATGCGCTGCTTGAGTCAGGTATCAGACAGAATGTTGAAATTTGGGCAGACGGTGGGTTAAAAAGCTCAATGGATGTATTGAAGGTAATGCTGCTTGGTGCAAACCGTGTAGGTTTTGGAACCCTTTCGATGATTGCCGTCGGCTGTACAACGTGCCGCGGATGTCATCTTGATACTTGCCATGTGGGCATCGCCACACAAATTGAATCGGAAGCACAGGCGAAGGAACACGGGCTGCGCCGTTTTGTTCCACGAAAATTTGATTTAGCCGTTCAGGGATTAACGAATATGTTCAGTGCATTTGCAAAAGAACTCAAATCTTTGACCGGATCACTTGGGGTGAAGAATCTTCAGGATATCGTCGGACGTTCTGATTTACTGCAGCAAGTTAAAGGTCAACAATCATTGGATTTAACCTATTTATTGAAAAACTTGGATATAACACCGTTCTCACATAAGGAAACTGCGGCGTATTTGAATGAAGGCTCCATGCAGGTAGCCGTTGGCGCTGAATATCTAGATTCGCATGTAGATGATCTGCAGCAATCCCGTAGCTATAGCTCGATCACTTCCGAGCAGCGTGTACTCGGCAGCAGGGTGTCCTGTCACCGCGTTAGGGGCAGATTGGACGGATCATACAAAAAACTTCCCCCCGTCCACCTATCCTACCAGGATGGTTCCATCCCGGGTAATGGACTCGGGGCATACAATACGGAGGGAATTTCAATCAGCGTGAATGGCGGTGCCCAGGATGGTATCGGCAAAACATCGATTGGCGGTAATATTGCCATCTTTAAATCTCCAGGAAAAGATGGAAAGTTCTACAATGGCTCTGTAGGCAAGGGATTTGGTTACGGTGCACAGCATGGTCTTCTCATTGCCCAAGGTGATGCCGATGCCAGGGCAGGAATCCGGCTTTCCGGAGCGGATATGATCATTGGAGGATTATTGAAACAACCGCTTCCTAAAAAGGAAACCGGCAATATTGCGGTAACTTCCAATATTAAGGGATTCGCTTTTGAATACATGACAAATGGAAGAGGTTTGGTTCTGGGAGATCCCGGTCCATGGATTTGCGCAGGGATGACAGGCGGTGTCGTTTATTTACGGCAACAGCCTGAATCTGGATTAACCAAAGAGGTCATTAAGAAGCGGGTTGCGAAAGGTGCAAAGATTTCCATTGAGCCCCTATCCGGAAGAGGCCTGCAGGATGTGGCCGAACTTCTGGGCAAATACACGGCCCTCTTGAAAGATCATGGCCAAACCGAAGAAGCGGCCTCTTTAGAGGCCCTGCTACAAAATCCTGAAGAGCACTTCCTTCAGGTCGTTCCAGTTAAAGAACAGGCGGATCCTGCTGTTTCCACGGAGTGA
- a CDS encoding FUSC family protein, whose translation MKFGARILKTGIAIVLALYLSELLNLPAPVLSGIAAIFAIQPTIYRSYQTVLEQIQGNIIGALVAVSFVLLFGNDIFMIGLAVMVVITINLKLKMDKTIVLSIVTVIAIMESQDGEFLNFAFIRLSSVLLGIVSSFIVNLVFIPPKYEAKLYTRITDVTEDILKWIRISTRHATEHTLLKKDISRLKAELLDLEHIYSMYKEEREYFKKNSVAKARKLVVYRQMIITTKKAFETLKRIHKFENEVYQMPEDFQRSILQQLDSLIRKHEQLILLHIEKIKSIEEIEDWDQDCLSRKELLAHFFEQQNQVDEMHDNLGHLSARLVPLISAVIEYDEQLEHLEKLIVSFQSFHKEDNEISVHYEED comes from the coding sequence ATGAAGTTTGGTGCCCGCATTCTCAAAACAGGAATAGCAATCGTTTTAGCGCTTTATCTCTCGGAACTGCTTAACCTTCCTGCTCCTGTCCTTTCTGGGATTGCTGCAATTTTTGCAATACAGCCGACCATTTACCGTTCATATCAAACGGTGCTGGAGCAAATTCAAGGAAATATCATTGGCGCATTGGTTGCTGTCTCCTTCGTTTTGTTGTTCGGAAATGATATTTTTATGATCGGTCTTGCCGTAATGGTTGTCATAACCATCAATTTAAAATTGAAAATGGATAAAACGATCGTCCTTTCCATCGTGACGGTCATCGCCATCATGGAAAGCCAGGACGGGGAATTCCTGAATTTTGCCTTTATTCGTCTCTCATCCGTTTTGCTTGGAATCGTTTCTTCGTTTATCGTGAATCTAGTTTTCATTCCTCCAAAATATGAAGCAAAGCTTTATACACGCATTACAGATGTAACCGAAGACATCTTGAAATGGATTAGAATCAGCACAAGACATGCTACTGAACACACTTTATTAAAAAAAGACATCAGCCGATTGAAGGCGGAGTTACTCGATCTGGAACATATCTATTCCATGTACAAAGAGGAACGGGAATATTTCAAGAAAAACAGTGTAGCTAAAGCAAGAAAGCTTGTCGTTTATCGGCAAATGATCATAACGACAAAAAAAGCGTTTGAAACCTTGAAGAGAATTCATAAGTTCGAGAATGAAGTATATCAAATGCCTGAGGATTTCCAACGGAGCATCTTACAGCAGCTTGATTCCTTGATCCGCAAGCATGAACAGTTGATATTACTGCATATCGAAAAAATCAAGTCCATCGAGGAGATTGAAGATTGGGACCAGGATTGTTTAAGTCGTAAAGAGCTGCTCGCCCACTTTTTCGAACAGCAGAATCAAGTGGACGAAATGCATGATAATCTGGGCCATCTCTCTGCCCGCCTTGTACCATTGATTTCTGCGGTCATAGAATATGACGAGCAATTGGAACATCTTGAAAAGCTGATTGTCAGCTTCCAGTCCTTCCATAAGGAAGATAACGAAATATCTGTCCACTATGAAGAAGATTAA
- a CDS encoding MarR family winged helix-turn-helix transcriptional regulator: MRRLEFKWEVTNSIEMQIFRIRKKLRAIVAKNLQPYGLTSPQFFILLILKKEGSIKSTQLADFLTVKPSAITVFVDKLVEMDYVKRQPSDKDRRVINLELKEAGEAILGRVLAEHNQLMGKNFNSFSEDELQDLLKKLDTIEKAADKNLLDD; this comes from the coding sequence GTGAGAAGGCTGGAATTTAAATGGGAAGTAACTAATAGTATAGAAATGCAGATTTTTCGGATTAGGAAGAAGCTTAGGGCCATCGTAGCAAAAAATCTTCAGCCTTATGGATTAACATCGCCTCAGTTTTTCATATTATTGATATTGAAAAAAGAGGGGTCAATCAAATCGACCCAGCTGGCTGACTTCTTAACCGTTAAGCCAAGTGCGATTACCGTATTTGTAGATAAGTTGGTCGAAATGGATTATGTAAAAAGGCAGCCTTCTGATAAGGATCGCAGGGTCATCAACCTTGAATTGAAAGAGGCAGGGGAAGCGATTTTGGGGAGAGTCCTTGCGGAGCATAACCAATTGATGGGCAAGAACTTCAATTCATTCTCAGAAGATGAGCTGCAGGATCTTTTGAAGAAATTGGATACGATTGAAAAGGCGGCAGATAAGAACCTTTTGGATGATTGA
- a CDS encoding HlyD family efflux transporter periplasmic adaptor subunit: MNRGRLVLINVIGLVIIIAVLAGGAYYYYESTNFIKTDEAKVSGELYTIVAPAAGKLADWDLHEGDSVSKDDKVANVTTLDGKEAVKTAAQGTIVKTQVHDEQLVQAGQTLAQTINMDDLSITANIEENKLKDIEKGDSVDIIIDGDPDTVFEGTLEQIGYATTSVFSVMGNQNSSGNYTKVTQKVPVKISIKAPSDKVLPGMNAEVKISTK; the protein is encoded by the coding sequence GTGAATAGAGGACGTTTAGTTTTAATCAATGTCATTGGTTTGGTTATTATCATAGCGGTATTGGCCGGTGGGGCTTATTACTATTATGAAAGCACGAATTTCATTAAAACGGATGAAGCGAAAGTGTCGGGAGAGCTATATACCATCGTTGCCCCCGCTGCCGGTAAACTAGCAGATTGGGACTTACATGAAGGAGACAGTGTAAGTAAGGATGACAAAGTTGCCAATGTAACCACCTTAGACGGAAAAGAAGCGGTAAAAACCGCAGCACAAGGTACTATCGTTAAAACACAAGTGCATGATGAGCAGCTTGTTCAAGCGGGTCAAACGCTGGCTCAAACCATCAATATGGATGACCTGTCCATTACGGCTAATATTGAAGAAAATAAATTGAAGGATATCGAAAAAGGTGACAGCGTCGATATTATCATCGATGGAGATCCCGATACTGTCTTCGAAGGTACATTGGAACAGATCGGTTATGCTACAACGTCTGTCTTTTCAGTGATGGGCAATCAAAACAGCAGCGGAAATTATACAAAAGTTACCCAAAAAGTACCAGTTAAAATTTCCATCAAAGCACCATCCGATAAAGTTCTGCCTGGAATGAACGCAGAAGTGAAAATTTCAACTAAATAA
- a CDS encoding DHA2 family efflux MFS transporter permease subunit: MASQTITVNENKGMKQFAPMLIILMLGLFMVILNQTLLSVAMPRMMAEFNVAATTIQWLSTGFMLVNGALIPLSAFLIERFGTRILFLAAMFLFTVGTFICGIAPNFPVILTGRLIQAAGGGILQPLVMTIILFIFPPEMRGKGMGIFGLAIMFAPAIGPTLSGWVIQEYSWRVMFYAMVPLGMIVMTLAFLSMRNVAEPKKIKLDLLGASLSLLGVASLLYGVSEAGSKGWTDPIVLGTIIIGLILLTLFVVQQLKSETPMLDFRVFKYDMFVLSNIISAIVTVAMFTGIFLLPIYLQTLRGFTPVQSGLLMLPGALVMMVMSPISGALFDKIGPRPLALLGLAITAVTTFEFAKLTTETTYSTLVIIYAIRSLGMSLLMMPIMTAGMNQLPKHLNTHGTAMSNTLKQVTGAIGTSFVTTIYTTRASFHGTALGTEMSTSDPGFVQNFQTIVQSIMGSMNQTSEQAQETAMSLISSQIQGQANVMGINDAFFWATGFAIAGIVLSLFLRDVRKDKAMKKAKQEHLDVPLLPSPVKKSV, translated from the coding sequence ATGGCTTCTCAAACCATCACAGTAAATGAAAACAAGGGAATGAAGCAGTTTGCCCCCATGTTAATTATCTTAATGCTAGGTTTGTTCATGGTCATTTTGAATCAAACCCTGCTTAGTGTCGCCATGCCCAGGATGATGGCAGAATTCAATGTAGCTGCGACTACGATTCAATGGTTATCAACTGGATTCATGCTCGTGAATGGAGCCTTGATCCCACTGTCCGCTTTTTTAATAGAACGGTTTGGCACGCGCATTTTATTCCTTGCTGCCATGTTTTTATTCACCGTCGGGACATTCATCTGCGGCATCGCACCAAATTTCCCCGTCATCCTTACAGGTCGGCTGATACAGGCGGCTGGCGGCGGAATCCTGCAGCCATTGGTCATGACGATCATTCTTTTCATCTTCCCTCCGGAAATGCGCGGGAAAGGAATGGGAATCTTTGGACTTGCCATTATGTTTGCCCCTGCAATAGGCCCGACTTTATCTGGTTGGGTCATTCAGGAATATAGCTGGCGGGTTATGTTCTACGCAATGGTGCCATTAGGCATGATAGTCATGACACTCGCCTTTTTAAGTATGCGTAATGTAGCAGAACCAAAGAAAATCAAATTGGATTTGTTGGGTGCGTCTCTATCCTTGCTAGGTGTTGCATCATTACTATACGGTGTCAGTGAAGCTGGTTCCAAAGGCTGGACGGATCCCATCGTTCTGGGAACGATCATCATTGGGCTGATCCTTTTGACGCTTTTTGTGGTTCAACAGCTAAAATCGGAAACACCTATGCTCGACTTCCGTGTATTTAAGTATGACATGTTCGTATTATCGAATATCATTTCCGCCATCGTCACAGTGGCCATGTTTACCGGGATATTCTTATTGCCTATATATTTGCAGACTTTAAGAGGCTTCACACCAGTTCAATCGGGCCTATTGATGCTACCCGGAGCCCTTGTGATGATGGTGATGTCACCCATTTCAGGAGCATTATTTGACAAAATCGGCCCCCGGCCATTAGCACTTCTTGGTTTAGCGATTACTGCCGTCACAACCTTCGAATTCGCTAAATTGACTACGGAAACTACCTATTCGACTTTGGTCATCATCTATGCAATCCGCTCACTTGGAATGTCTTTACTGATGATGCCGATCATGACTGCTGGGATGAATCAGCTTCCTAAGCATTTGAATACACATGGTACGGCAATGAGCAATACGCTTAAACAAGTGACCGGAGCCATTGGTACGAGCTTCGTGACGACCATTTATACAACCCGTGCATCTTTCCATGGAACTGCTTTAGGAACGGAAATGAGTACGAGTGATCCCGGTTTTGTTCAGAATTTCCAAACAATCGTTCAATCCATCATGGGTTCGATGAATCAAACTAGTGAACAGGCACAGGAAACTGCCATGTCGCTGATTTCTTCACAAATCCAGGGTCAAGCAAATGTGATGGGAATCAATGATGCATTCTTTTGGGCAACAGGCTTCGCAATTGCCGGTATCGTTCTTTCCCTCTTTTTGCGTGACGTTCGGAAGGACAAAGCAATGAAAAAAGCTAAACAAGAACATTTGGATGTACCTTTGCTTCCTTCACCAGTAAAAAAATCGGTTTAA
- a CDS encoding NAD(P)H-dependent oxidoreductase: MKIYVVYDSEGNHTKALAESIAQGAAAVPGAEVLIDHVNEADVYKLQEMDAIIWGCPGHFGTISSSLKTWIDKLGYLWAEGALINKVGAVFCTTATVHGGLEATMLNLITPMLHQGMIIVGLPGTVPENALYGSYYGVGISCPPGVDDNITKNDLQLGEALGKRVAHVTRSFINEL, encoded by the coding sequence ATGAAGATCTATGTTGTTTACGACAGTGAAGGCAACCATACGAAAGCACTTGCCGAATCAATAGCTCAAGGGGCCGCCGCGGTCCCTGGCGCTGAGGTTCTCATTGACCATGTGAACGAGGCGGATGTTTATAAGCTCCAAGAAATGGATGCCATCATTTGGGGCTGTCCCGGTCATTTCGGCACCATCAGTTCGAGTTTGAAAACATGGATCGATAAACTTGGGTATCTATGGGCGGAAGGTGCGCTGATCAATAAAGTGGGTGCTGTGTTCTGTACGACGGCCACCGTACATGGCGGACTCGAGGCTACCATGCTGAACTTAATCACCCCTATGCTTCATCAAGGCATGATCATTGTCGGCTTGCCCGGCACTGTCCCGGAAAACGCCTTATATGGCTCCTACTATGGAGTAGGAATAAGCTGTCCGCCCGGTGTGGATGACAACATCACCAAAAATGACTTGCAGCTTGGAGAAGCATTAGGAAAACGGGTAGCCCATGTCACCCGTTCATTCATAAACGAGCTCTAG
- a CDS encoding EamA family transporter, with protein MQLLKYSIMVLIGSISYGTLSTMMKFGFMDGHSSGELVGSQYLVGWLIVSVLFLFSFKYKVSWKSAGLLLITGMMSTFVGKAYAVSVSELPASIAVVFLFQFTWIGVLIESFINKRRPDKNKLIAIFVLFIGTLLAGAIFGQPLSGLSLKGVLFGLVSALLFALYMYCNSQFAVGESSMKRLFFIATGGMLTAVFTTNPVTLVTNLVQTNLWYYGLLLGTLGVLVPFFFFAVSLPKVGVGLGTILCAAELPSAMIVSVIFLNEQVTSLQWFGMCLIIVGIALPEGIKHLPHFLPGKKTLHEKRIS; from the coding sequence ATGCAACTTTTGAAGTATTCCATAATGGTCTTAATCGGTTCGATCTCATATGGCACATTATCAACCATGATGAAGTTTGGATTCATGGATGGCCATTCATCCGGAGAACTGGTCGGCAGTCAATACCTCGTCGGTTGGCTGATTGTCTCCGTGTTATTTCTTTTTTCGTTTAAATATAAAGTTTCATGGAAGAGTGCCGGATTACTTTTAATCACGGGCATGATGTCCACTTTCGTCGGAAAGGCATATGCCGTTTCCGTATCCGAGCTTCCCGCTTCGATTGCCGTTGTCTTTTTATTTCAATTTACCTGGATAGGCGTCCTCATTGAAAGTTTCATAAATAAAAGACGCCCGGATAAAAATAAACTCATTGCCATTTTCGTTCTCTTCATCGGGACATTATTGGCAGGCGCGATCTTTGGTCAGCCTCTATCCGGCCTAAGCCTAAAAGGCGTATTGTTCGGTCTAGTGTCAGCCTTGCTATTTGCGCTATATATGTATTGCAACTCTCAATTCGCAGTTGGGGAATCTTCAATGAAACGGCTGTTTTTCATTGCAACGGGTGGTATGCTGACTGCTGTATTCACAACTAACCCCGTCACACTTGTGACGAATCTTGTCCAAACGAACCTATGGTACTACGGTCTGCTGCTCGGCACATTGGGTGTTTTAGTTCCTTTCTTTTTCTTTGCTGTCAGTTTACCGAAAGTGGGTGTCGGGCTTGGAACGATTCTTTGTGCTGCGGAACTGCCTTCAGCGATGATCGTTTCCGTCATCTTCTTGAATGAACAGGTTACGTCACTGCAATGGTTCGGGATGTGCTTGATCATCGTCGGCATCGCCTTGCCTGAGGGAATAAAGCATCTGCCGCATTTCCTTCCTGGAAAAAAAACGCTGCATGAAAAAAGGATTTCATAA